DNA from Rubripirellula lacrimiformis:
GTCTTGGCTGTGGCGATGCGAGACCTGCGATTGATCGTGTTGGCTGCGGGCGTGATCACTTGGTCGGTCACCGTCACCAAAGCATTGTTGTTCGAATTGGGCGTCGAACTGTCGTTGGTGTCCACGATTCTGACCGCGGTCGTCACCGTCATCTGTGTGACCGCGATCTTGCATTTCGGCGTTCGGTTTCAGGCCAATCGGCGGCGGGGCAGATCGCGTTTGACTGCAACGGTCGGTGCGATGTCAGGCTTGGCCGCCCCCATCTTTTGGACCTGTGCTACCGATGCCGCTGGCTTTGCAGCACTTTCGATTTCGCGAATCCTGCCCGTTCAACAATTCGGCATCATGATCGCGATCGCGTCGATGGCGGTCTTTGTGGCGTTGGCATTGTTCGCCCCGGTATTGATGATGATCCCCACACCGGGCGAAGCCAGCAAGGCGGCCGCACGGGGTAGCGAACGATCCGCTGATCGCTCGCGAAATCGCAAATCACGCCTGGACCTGAAACGATGGGGGCTGATGATCAGTTCCTTGGCGATTGGTCGCCGTGGTCTGTGCGCCGTTACCACGGTCATCGTTATCGTGGTGATCGGTGTTGGCCTCGGAAAGGCCGAAGTGGAAACCAGTTTTCTAAACAACTTCCGAAGCGACAGTGTGATCGTCGCCGACTACGACCGAGTCGAAACCAACTTTGGCGGCGCCGGCGTTTGGGACATTATCTTGGATGCCCCGCAGGTGTTGACCGAAGAATACTTGCGAAGCGTCCGCGACTTGACGGGGCAGCTTCGCGACATCGATGTCGACGGTGCGCGACTGACCAAGGTGATCAGCTTGGCGGATGCAGATGCGGTGGCGCTGCGGGTACGATTGCTGAGGTTGGTGTCACCAGCCACACGGCTCTCGGGCATGCAGGTAACGATGCCCGTTTTCTTTGCGGCGTTGCTATCCGACGGAAACGCCGGCGAGGAATCCGTCGCCGCCGGTGCCGATCCCGACGCCAGCGAGCAACAGACAGAAACCGGCGCAGCGACTTCACAGGCGGCGGTGGATGCCGACACGGAACCTGGATCAATGCCACGTCGGTTTCGCATCATGCTGCGCAGCAACGAACAGTTGGATGCGGATCACAAGACGGCATTGATTGATGAGGTGCGGCGAGTCGTGGCGGCCAGCGACGTGGGGGCGTCAGGTCGGGTCACCGGCTACTACGTCTTGATGACTCAATTGGTAGGCCAAATGGTCGGTGATCAATGGCGATGCTTTGCCGCATCCGGACTATTGGTGTGGATTCTGTTGATCATGGCGACTCGATCGCCCAAATTGGCGACCGCAGCGCTCGCCCCCAATTTGCTGCCCGTGTTCTTGGTATTGGCACTGGTCGGGATCATGGGGGGGAAGATCAACATGGGCGCCGCGATGATTGCCGCGGTGTCCATCG
Protein-coding regions in this window:
- a CDS encoding efflux RND transporter permease subunit translates to MRYRYAIALVGIVIGWVAWPLAGRVDFDRSISAMFAEDDPTLVAYRELESAFGGNAVVMLVYEDSQFTTTEGMARNESLSQRVEAVAGVRGVLSPAVLNRAVQKIRPAGLFSRTPPLFRKSDSVSRGFMDLFAGYTHSADQSRAAVVAILEPGHDQGCIETLQQIATELENGELEQGDLENGDLESGDQAPGDAASANQASGDAADTIGDVALVGEPVLVHDGFQLIERDGSKLETMTLALLSIVLAVAMRDLRLIVLAAGVITWSVTVTKALLFELGVELSLVSTILTAVVTVICVTAILHFGVRFQANRRRGRSRLTATVGAMSGLAAPIFWTCATDAAGFAALSISRILPVQQFGIMIAIASMAVFVALALFAPVLMMIPTPGEASKAAARGSERSADRSRNRKSRLDLKRWGLMISSLAIGRRGLCAVTTVIVIVVIGVGLGKAEVETSFLNNFRSDSVIVADYDRVETNFGGAGVWDIILDAPQVLTEEYLRSVRDLTGQLRDIDVDGARLTKVISLADADAVALRVRLLRLVSPATRLSGMQVTMPVFFAALLSDGNAGEESVAAGADPDASEQQTETGAATSQAAVDADTEPGSMPRRFRIMLRSNEQLDADHKTALIDEVRRVVAASDVGASGRVTGYYVLMTQLVGQMVGDQWRCFAASGLLVWILLIMATRSPKLATAALAPNLLPVFLVLALVGIMGGKINMGAAMIAAVSIGLSIDGSVHFLSAYQRFRRRGHSANTSAIHAAGNIGTAVFLATIALVVGFGAMMTSQFVPTATFGILVAATLVLGTIVNLTLLPALVSAIDP